In one Gemmatimonadota bacterium genomic region, the following are encoded:
- a CDS encoding UbiA-like polyprenyltransferase has translation MTAREGQTFHGVSRVVRYVNFVKLPHTLFALPFALVGVVLASYHTPVTLREVGWVVIAFTAARFAAMGFNRIADREIDALNPRTRMRELPSGALGVTEAMIAVAVACGVFLFAAFELNHVCFLLAPIALGWVFFYSFTKRFTRWSHVVLGVGLSIAPVGGYLAVTGTWASPWWMLCVLAIAVATWVAGFDILYALQDVEFDRGNALHSIPVRWGERGSLLTARVLHAITIIALASVGFAVGGGAIYTAGVVVAAGLLLYEHTLVKPGDISRLDAAFFTMNGIISIVYFGFVFAERVAS, from the coding sequence ATGACAGCACGCGAAGGGCAGACATTTCATGGTGTATCGCGGGTGGTCAGGTACGTGAACTTCGTGAAACTTCCACACACGCTTTTCGCGTTGCCTTTCGCGCTCGTCGGCGTCGTGCTCGCGAGTTATCACACGCCTGTAACGCTGCGGGAGGTCGGCTGGGTCGTGATCGCGTTCACCGCGGCACGGTTCGCGGCGATGGGATTCAACCGCATAGCGGATCGGGAAATCGATGCGCTGAATCCGCGAACGCGGATGCGTGAGCTGCCAAGCGGCGCGCTTGGCGTTACCGAGGCGATGATCGCGGTCGCGGTCGCCTGCGGCGTGTTCCTGTTCGCCGCATTCGAGCTCAATCACGTCTGCTTTCTTCTGGCACCGATCGCACTGGGCTGGGTCTTCTTCTACAGCTTCACCAAACGATTCACTCGCTGGTCGCACGTTGTGCTCGGCGTGGGACTCTCGATCGCGCCAGTCGGCGGTTATCTGGCGGTAACGGGGACGTGGGCCAGTCCGTGGTGGATGTTGTGTGTGCTCGCGATCGCGGTCGCGACGTGGGTCGCGGGTTTTGACATTCTCTACGCGCTTCAGGACGTCGAATTCGATCGCGGCAACGCATTGCACTCGATTCCTGTCCGATGGGGTGAGCGCGGCTCGCTGCTGACAGCGCGTGTTCTGCACGCGATCACGATCATCGCGCTTGCGTCGGTGGGGTTCGCGGTGGGCGGCGGCGCGATCTACACGGCCGGTGTCGTCGTCGCAGCCGGCCTCCTCCTGTACGAGCACACGCTCGTGAAGCCTGGTGACATCAGTCGACTCGATGCGGCGTTCTTCACGATGAACGGCATCATCAGCATCGTGTACTTCGGGTTCGTATTCGCCGAGCGGGTTGCATCATGA
- a CDS encoding menaquinone biosynthesis decarboxylase, whose translation MTLDSVGDFIAELERAGELVRIRHAVKAKLELCEISDRVMKQAGGGKALLFENVILDDGRRSTYPVAINLFGSMRRMAMALGVTDLDDIGARITALMDLKVPEGIIGKLSLLPRLMEVAKFPPRIRSGAAHCQEIVLEGDRIDLRNIPIITCWPEDGGPYVTLPMVISRDPKRGIRNVGMYRVQYDSPNTLKMHWQRHKVGAAHWREMAARGERMPVCIAVGADPASIYSASAPLPPTVDEFIFAGFLRKEPVSLVKAVTCDLEVPAEADFVFEGYIDPSEDLVVEGPFGDHTGFYSEADYYPRVHVTAVTMRRDAVYSTTIVGVPPMEDYYLGHATERIFLPLLKLTIPEIVDYHMPAEGIFHNLVFVSIDKQYPGQAYKVMNAMWGQGLMSLAKVLVIVDKDVDVRNPFEAWWVALNNIDPERDTRFTMGPMDVLDHSSRAFTYGSKMGIDATRKFPEEGFTRNWPARIAMDDATKARVDAMWSELGL comes from the coding sequence ATGACGCTCGACTCGGTTGGTGACTTCATTGCTGAGCTGGAACGAGCGGGTGAGCTTGTGCGAATCCGTCATGCGGTGAAGGCGAAGCTCGAGCTGTGCGAGATCAGCGACAGAGTGATGAAACAGGCCGGCGGCGGAAAGGCACTCCTGTTCGAGAATGTCATCCTGGACGACGGCCGCCGATCGACATATCCGGTTGCCATCAATCTCTTCGGATCCATGCGCCGGATGGCGATGGCGCTGGGTGTCACGGACCTGGACGATATCGGTGCGCGCATCACCGCATTGATGGACCTCAAAGTTCCCGAAGGGATCATCGGCAAGCTGTCTCTGCTTCCGCGGTTGATGGAGGTGGCCAAGTTTCCTCCCCGCATTCGCTCCGGTGCGGCGCACTGTCAGGAAATCGTGCTCGAGGGCGACAGGATAGATCTGCGCAACATTCCAATCATTACCTGCTGGCCCGAAGATGGCGGCCCGTACGTCACGCTGCCGATGGTGATTTCCCGGGATCCCAAGCGCGGAATACGCAACGTCGGCATGTATCGCGTTCAGTATGACTCGCCCAACACGCTCAAGATGCACTGGCAGCGCCACAAGGTGGGAGCCGCGCACTGGCGCGAGATGGCCGCGCGCGGGGAGAGAATGCCCGTGTGCATCGCGGTTGGCGCCGATCCGGCGTCGATCTACTCGGCGTCCGCTCCGCTGCCACCCACGGTGGACGAGTTCATCTTTGCAGGATTCCTTCGCAAGGAGCCAGTGTCGCTGGTAAAAGCTGTTACATGCGACCTGGAAGTGCCGGCCGAGGCGGATTTTGTGTTCGAGGGATACATCGATCCTTCGGAAGATCTCGTAGTCGAGGGTCCGTTCGGAGATCATACTGGATTCTACAGTGAGGCCGATTACTATCCGCGCGTTCACGTCACGGCTGTGACGATGCGCAGAGATGCGGTCTATTCAACGACCATCGTCGGCGTGCCGCCGATGGAGGATTATTACCTCGGCCATGCCACCGAGCGGATCTTCCTGCCGCTGCTCAAGCTGACGATCCCGGAAATCGTGGACTACCACATGCCCGCGGAAGGGATATTCCACAATCTCGTCTTCGTTTCGATCGACAAGCAGTACCCGGGGCAGGCGTACAAGGTGATGAACGCCATGTGGGGGCAGGGACTCATGTCACTCGCGAAGGTGCTCGTGATCGTGGACAAAGACGTGGACGTTCGCAACCCGTTCGAGGCATGGTGGGTTGCGCTGAATAACATCGATCCCGAGCGCGATACTCGCTTTACAATGGGGCCGATGGACGTTCTGGATCATTCGAGCAGAGCATTCACATATGGATCCAAGATGGGGATAGACGCGACGCGCAAGTTTCCCGAGGAAGGATTCACGCGCAACTGGCCGGCCCGAATCGCGATGGACGACGCCACGAAAGCACGGGTCGACGCGATGTGGAGCGAGCTCGGGCTATGA
- a CDS encoding ubiquinone/menaquinone biosynthesis methyltransferase: protein MTALETERATADAAATGAAVKRGYVKQMFSDIAPHYDRVNRIISFRLDQWWRRKAIRDLNIARDPGATYLDLCAGTLDISSQIASLANFHGSVVAADFAEPMLRAGLGKVSRDVVRPVTADALDLPFTDEFAAGAIVVFGIRNVVDLNAALREVYRVLRPGACFVILEFGVTQNPLVGWIYRLYFNHLCPLIGNAVARHHSAYNYLPKSVAHFPSEIDLAQRMRDAGFESVRWRSYTFGVVAIHIGEKH from the coding sequence ATGACGGCACTGGAAACCGAACGCGCGACCGCGGACGCCGCTGCGACCGGTGCCGCGGTGAAGAGGGGCTATGTCAAGCAGATGTTTTCCGACATAGCCCCGCATTACGATCGCGTGAATCGGATCATCAGCTTCAGGCTGGATCAGTGGTGGCGTCGGAAGGCGATACGCGATCTCAATATCGCGCGCGATCCTGGTGCGACATATCTGGATCTGTGCGCCGGAACGCTCGATATCTCGTCGCAGATCGCGTCGCTCGCGAACTTCCATGGCTCCGTCGTCGCAGCTGATTTCGCCGAGCCGATGCTGCGCGCGGGACTGGGAAAGGTGTCGCGCGACGTCGTACGGCCTGTTACTGCCGACGCACTGGACCTTCCGTTCACCGACGAGTTCGCGGCCGGTGCAATCGTCGTCTTTGGAATCCGGAACGTGGTGGATCTCAACGCGGCGCTGCGTGAGGTCTATCGCGTGCTGCGGCCCGGCGCATGTTTTGTCATTCTCGAATTCGGTGTTACACAGAACCCATTGGTCGGTTGGATCTATCGGCTTTACTTCAATCATCTCTGCCCGCTCATCGGCAACGCCGTGGCGCGGCATCACAGTGCGTACAACTACCTTCCAAAATCCGTTGCACACTTCCCGTCGGAAATCGATCTTGCGCAGCGCATGCGCGACGCAGGCTTTGAATCCGTGCGCTGGCGCTCGTACACTTTCGGCGTGGTCGCAATCCACATCGGTGAGAAGCACTAA
- a CDS encoding Mrp/NBP35 family ATP-binding protein, whose amino-acid sequence MTEDTPRGRALPVMDQAPTPKTVAPPTPVAFPDLGNIIAVSSGKGGVGKSTVAVNLAVALARDGARVGIMDADIYGPNVPRMLGLDGPPRLDNHDRMVPHEAFGVRVVSLGFLVPPDQPAIWRGPIIMKVINQFLRDVAWGKLDYLIVDMPPGTGDAQLSLVQATHVHGSLVVTTPQDVAAGDALRGAKMFERVGVPIIGIVENMSYFECPHCGKPSALFGSGGGQKLADSLGLPLLAQIPLYPRVLEGGDSGRPIVVAEPDSGAAKALAQLAGLVRQSFAS is encoded by the coding sequence ATGACAGAAGACACTCCCCGGGGCCGCGCGCTTCCGGTAATGGATCAGGCTCCCACCCCGAAAACGGTCGCACCGCCGACTCCGGTTGCCTTCCCTGACCTCGGCAACATCATTGCCGTTTCGAGCGGAAAGGGCGGTGTGGGCAAGTCCACCGTCGCAGTCAATCTCGCGGTCGCGCTGGCAAGGGACGGCGCTCGCGTGGGAATAATGGACGCAGACATCTACGGTCCAAACGTGCCGCGCATGCTGGGACTGGACGGCCCGCCGCGCCTCGACAACCACGACAGGATGGTGCCGCACGAAGCCTTCGGCGTCCGCGTCGTATCGCTTGGGTTTCTCGTTCCTCCGGACCAGCCGGCGATCTGGCGTGGACCCATCATCATGAAGGTGATCAATCAATTCCTCCGCGACGTCGCGTGGGGCAAGCTCGACTATCTCATCGTCGATATGCCTCCGGGCACCGGTGACGCACAGCTATCGCTCGTGCAGGCGACTCACGTGCATGGATCGCTGGTCGTTACCACTCCGCAGGATGTGGCGGCCGGCGACGCGCTGCGTGGCGCGAAGATGTTCGAGCGTGTGGGCGTTCCAATAATCGGCATCGTCGAAAACATGTCCTATTTCGAGTGCCCGCACTGTGGAAAACCAAGTGCGTTGTTCGGATCGGGGGGAGGACAGAAGTTGGCGGACTCGCTCGGACTGCCACTGCTGGCTCAGATTCCGCTGTATCCGCGCGTGCTGGAGGGCGGCGATTCGGGACGCCCGATCGTCGTCGCAGAGCCGGACTCGGGTGCGGCGAAGGCGCTCGCGCAGCTCGCAGGACTCGTGCGGCAGTCATTCGCGAGTTGA